Proteins encoded within one genomic window of Flavobacterium gilvum:
- a CDS encoding O-antigen ligase family protein → MAISEKNFNKAINGFLALIAVMMIFRKPCTLLIIVFAVFNLFFIKKLNYSKQSLVLVLLIASPLLLEIVMFWNNDSLFKGLKSLEKYISLLVFPLFILGNYQRIHFLKILRYYCVTTTIILLFFFLRFVIYFPELIHKYIKGDDLWEIGYAFSNSVGMHAPALNMHLAFVSIGCLFFVFKELRTKGELMFKMSSIIIFVLSFFFVLFVNTRMAFFNVLVGFGLVFLSEVMQVNNLKKVLLNTFFLTVILAGVIFIFVQMNPYMKEKYSSVTFAHMDKIGKLDEIENPEAKVFNALVTRVSIWKSGWELAVKNLPFGVGASDGKQELVKYFKQTNQQFLAKYEFPTHNQFLDFLIKFGILGPIVVLVYIGTIGYLGIDLKNAIVFSFFFLFFTSNLTDDFLLRFDGIAFSGLWMSIFGSYWLQRKITADKS, encoded by the coding sequence ATGGCCATTTCAGAAAAAAACTTCAATAAAGCAATCAACGGTTTTTTGGCATTAATTGCCGTCATGATGATTTTCAGGAAACCCTGTACATTGCTGATAATTGTGTTTGCTGTTTTTAATTTGTTTTTTATCAAAAAACTGAATTATTCCAAGCAATCTTTGGTATTGGTGTTGCTTATTGCTTCTCCGTTATTGTTGGAAATTGTCATGTTTTGGAACAATGATTCTTTGTTCAAAGGGCTTAAATCATTGGAAAAATACATTTCGCTCTTGGTTTTTCCTTTGTTTATTTTGGGAAATTATCAGCGGATACATTTTTTGAAAATTCTTCGGTATTATTGCGTGACGACGACGATTATTTTGCTTTTTTTCTTTCTCCGTTTTGTGATTTATTTTCCCGAACTGATTCATAAATACATAAAAGGTGACGATTTATGGGAAATAGGATATGCCTTTTCAAACAGTGTTGGGATGCATGCTCCGGCGTTGAATATGCATTTGGCCTTTGTATCGATTGGTTGTCTTTTTTTTGTTTTCAAAGAATTAAGAACAAAAGGCGAATTGATGTTCAAAATGAGCAGTATCATCATTTTTGTTTTATCCTTTTTCTTTGTTCTTTTTGTAAATACCAGAATGGCTTTTTTTAATGTTTTGGTAGGTTTTGGATTGGTTTTTTTATCCGAAGTTATGCAGGTAAACAATTTAAAAAAAGTATTGCTAAACACGTTTTTTTTGACGGTTATACTGGCAGGAGTAATTTTTATTTTTGTTCAAATGAATCCGTATATGAAGGAAAAATATTCTTCGGTCACATTTGCCCATATGGATAAAATTGGAAAATTGGACGAAATTGAAAATCCCGAAGCCAAAGTATTCAATGCATTGGTAACACGAGTTTCCATTTGGAAATCGGGTTGGGAACTTGCTGTGAAAAATCTCCCGTTTGGGGTTGGCGCCTCAGATGGGAAACAGGAATTGGTAAAGTATTTTAAACAAACGAATCAACAGTTTTTGGCAAAATATGAATTCCCAACACACAATCAATTTCTTGATTTTTTGATAAAATTTGGAATATTAGGACCAATTGTGGTTTTGGTTTATATTGGCACTATTGGTTATTTGGGCATTGATTTGAAAAACGCAATTGTGTTTTCGTTCTTTTTTCTCTTTTTCACATCCAATCTTACCGATGATTTTTTGCTTCGTTTTGATGGAATCGCTTTCAGCGGATTGTGGATGTCTATTTTCGGGAGTTACTGGTTGCAACGGAAAATCACTGCTGATAAATCGTAA
- a CDS encoding DUF6909 family protein has translation MKETKHISRSRAQESSAAIEKMYITMRHLFNRGFYKPMGISGDTLREALLILRPEIYGSIADEKVELNGLLYVIERLPIGIEECRFINLTSDEGYSKSHFKAIVPPKRRRNCYRIDEEQMNVEITRGRSDIYDILTHLTFIFIESHKIKDRVLLDDAGEVSRDWVKLEIAVSQQKKLALVEKEKAISHAANILGRTFEEVLDIYDAFGTETAPDRFLHVIYWLGKLAIEEVVDNHKRTITFSPILRERLGHHIHGEVWATNIKEVLKANQLLDRPIHVISANMHSVMNSIFAVPVLRTKFKDKSDFFVYEELSKSGANELRNQVEAVALKQGMISLPDTSGTNIDVQVFDTAKIDWSKTSFPNATFEGKKPVLIVMDYAFGEQAYETVDELLRPYKKEILLNVKSVSIMGKAGILEGGKGDIMIPNAHINEGTADNYFFENELTAEMFEGNDIAIYAGPMVTVLGTSLQNRDLLKFFHESTWAVIGLEMEGSYYQKAVQAASKIRKSVPHDIKVRYAYYASDNPLETGSTLASGGLGTTGVKPTYLITIKILEQIFNIK, from the coding sequence ATGAAAGAAACCAAACATATATCCAGATCAAGAGCACAGGAATCATCGGCAGCCATTGAGAAAATGTACATCACAATGCGCCATCTTTTTAATAGAGGTTTCTACAAACCAATGGGAATTTCGGGGGACACTTTGAGGGAAGCTTTATTGATTCTTAGACCCGAAATTTACGGAAGCATTGCAGATGAAAAAGTAGAATTGAACGGACTTTTATACGTTATTGAGCGACTTCCGATAGGGATTGAAGAATGTCGTTTTATAAATTTGACTTCGGATGAAGGCTATTCGAAATCGCATTTCAAGGCGATAGTTCCGCCAAAAAGACGCCGTAATTGTTATCGAATTGACGAAGAACAAATGAATGTCGAAATCACTCGAGGCCGTTCAGACATTTACGATATTCTGACGCATTTGACGTTTATTTTTATCGAATCACACAAAATAAAAGATAGAGTTTTACTAGATGATGCGGGAGAAGTTTCGCGTGATTGGGTAAAACTGGAAATAGCCGTTTCCCAACAAAAAAAATTAGCTCTTGTTGAAAAAGAAAAAGCCATTTCGCACGCTGCTAATATTCTTGGTAGAACTTTCGAGGAAGTTTTGGATATTTATGATGCATTTGGAACAGAAACAGCTCCAGATCGGTTTTTGCACGTGATTTATTGGTTGGGAAAACTGGCGATAGAAGAGGTTGTAGACAATCATAAAAGAACAATAACGTTCAGTCCTATTTTGAGAGAGCGTTTGGGTCACCACATTCATGGGGAGGTTTGGGCGACCAACATTAAGGAAGTTTTGAAAGCGAATCAGCTTTTGGATCGCCCTATTCACGTGATTAGCGCCAATATGCACTCGGTGATGAATTCTATTTTTGCAGTTCCCGTTTTGAGGACTAAATTCAAAGACAAATCCGATTTCTTTGTTTATGAGGAGTTGAGTAAGTCTGGGGCAAATGAGCTTCGCAATCAAGTAGAAGCTGTTGCATTAAAACAAGGCATGATTTCTTTACCAGATACTTCGGGGACCAATATTGACGTGCAGGTTTTTGACACAGCCAAAATAGATTGGTCAAAAACTTCTTTTCCAAATGCGACATTTGAGGGCAAAAAACCAGTTCTTATCGTGATGGATTATGCTTTTGGGGAACAGGCTTATGAAACCGTAGACGAGTTATTGAGACCGTATAAAAAAGAGATTTTGCTAAACGTAAAATCGGTTTCGATTATGGGGAAAGCTGGAATTCTTGAAGGAGGGAAAGGCGATATTATGATTCCAAATGCCCATATCAACGAAGGAACGGCCGATAATTATTTCTTCGAAAATGAATTAACAGCCGAGATGTTTGAAGGCAATGACATAGCAATTTATGCAGGACCAATGGTTACAGTACTAGGAACATCGTTGCAAAACAGGGATTTATTAAAGTTCTTCCATGAATCAACTTGGGCTGTAATAGGTCTGGAAATGGAAGGCTCTTATTACCAAAAAGCAGTTCAGGCGGCATCCAAAATAAGAAAAAGCGTTCCTCATGATATTAAAGTTCGCTATGCTTATTACGCCTCCGATAATCCGTTGGAAACCGGGAGCACTTTGGCATCGGGCGGTCTGGGAACCACAGGCGTAAAACCTACTTATCTGATTACCATTAAAATATTGGAACAAATTTTTAATATAAAATAA
- a CDS encoding MATE family efflux transporter: MVKKLRNLLLKTRQNPLVQQSLVTLVLRIFGVITLFGFTVFLTKTYSPEIVGQYDFVRSFLLVVGSICLLGCDQSILYFKGRLSGSNSLEGIKKIYFKMVGLLLLMSVLFLFIFLAIDNEFVNHYFDDPTVYGILLKSIMTLFFYGLSTLNTEVFRALDHFHVAELFRNIIKYIPLILGAILLSYFDSEVYLAVVFLIGFVFLSIITTGLLLFYFSKAKVEKETLNFTYKEIVAKSYPIAISGMAMFLLMSFDIFFLKKYWDNATVAYYSVAVKLMTILTVIILSVNITVSAKISESFFSKRKEDLAKTVRHASRLIFLMTFPLTVLIFIAPVHLLSFFGKGYVNAKEALLILIVGQGICSAFGTATVYLNMTGRQHIFQIILIVAVFINCILNRVLIPEYGMTGAAIAFVISSFFWNSISALVIYRKDKVNVFLH; encoded by the coding sequence ATGGTAAAAAAACTAAGGAATCTGCTGCTCAAAACCAGACAAAACCCATTGGTGCAACAAAGTTTAGTCACGCTGGTTTTGAGGATTTTTGGTGTAATTACATTGTTTGGTTTCACTGTGTTTTTAACCAAAACGTATTCGCCCGAAATTGTAGGCCAGTATGATTTTGTACGTTCTTTTCTGTTGGTGGTGGGAAGTATTTGTTTGTTGGGTTGTGACCAGTCGATTTTGTATTTCAAAGGCAGGCTCAGCGGTTCGAACAGTTTGGAAGGAATCAAAAAAATATATTTCAAAATGGTGGGACTGTTACTATTGATGTCTGTTCTGTTTCTTTTTATTTTTTTGGCAATTGATAATGAGTTTGTAAATCATTACTTTGATGATCCCACAGTTTACGGAATTCTTTTGAAATCGATAATGACATTGTTTTTTTACGGGCTATCGACTTTGAATACCGAAGTTTTTAGAGCATTGGATCATTTTCATGTAGCCGAACTTTTTAGGAATATTATTAAATACATACCATTGATTCTTGGGGCAATTTTGCTCTCGTATTTTGATTCAGAAGTGTATTTGGCTGTCGTTTTTTTGATAGGATTTGTGTTTCTTTCGATTATAACAACAGGCCTTCTTTTGTTTTATTTCAGCAAAGCTAAAGTTGAAAAGGAGACTTTGAATTTCACTTATAAAGAAATAGTGGCAAAGTCTTATCCGATAGCCATCAGTGGAATGGCTATGTTTTTATTGATGAGTTTTGATATTTTTTTTCTGAAGAAATATTGGGATAATGCCACTGTGGCTTATTATTCGGTGGCGGTGAAGTTAATGACTATTTTGACAGTAATTATTTTGTCGGTGAACATTACGGTTTCGGCCAAAATATCAGAATCTTTTTTTAGCAAAAGAAAAGAGGATTTGGCCAAAACAGTACGGCATGCTTCCCGTCTGATTTTCCTGATGACTTTTCCGTTGACAGTTCTCATTTTTATTGCTCCTGTTCATCTTTTAAGTTTTTTTGGAAAAGGATACGTAAATGCCAAAGAAGCGTTATTGATTTTGATTGTCGGTCAAGGGATTTGCTCGGCGTTTGGAACCGCGACCGTTTATTTGAATATGACCGGAAGACAGCATATTTTTCAAATAATATTGATAGTTGCCGTGTTTATTAATTGTATTCTAAATAGGGTTTTAATCCCAGAATACGGCATGACTGGGGCTGCGATTGCATTTGTTATCAGTTCATTTTTTTGGAACAGTATTTCGGCACTTGTGATTTACAGAAAGGATAAAGTGAATGTTTTTTTACATTAG
- a CDS encoding phenylacetate--CoA ligase family protein, with the protein MLKLFDLTLQINGFPMKEAKAELQKILAIPEENFEDFIEQKKREIVNFHLKNNPFYKELAQTASFQNWNDLPILNKQNLQKPLKERLSLGCTEKAVYLNKTSGSSGHPFIFAKDKFCHALTWASNIYRFGWYGIDFNSSYQARFYGIPLDFIGKRKERFKDFLSHRYRFPVFDLSDEILEKFLQKFKTKKFDYINGYTSSIVLFAKFLQQKNIVLKTICPTLKVCMVTSEMLFEKDKLLLEKQFGIPIVNEYGASELDLIAFQNPNGEWQVNSETLFVEILDENNQVVPNGTSGRVVITSLFNKAHPFIRYEIGDIGILDEKSTPKIPILKKLIGRTNDVAILPSGKKSPGLTFYYVTKSIIEDDGNVKEFVIKQTKIDSFEIDYISEKELDSVQIQKIKEAIDLYLEPNLNFHFTRKSVLERTNRGKLKQFTSFLQRK; encoded by the coding sequence ATGCTCAAACTATTTGACTTAACGCTTCAAATTAATGGTTTCCCAATGAAGGAAGCCAAAGCTGAATTGCAAAAGATTCTTGCCATTCCTGAGGAAAATTTTGAAGATTTTATCGAACAGAAAAAAAGAGAAATCGTCAATTTTCATTTAAAAAACAATCCTTTTTACAAAGAATTGGCTCAGACAGCATCTTTTCAAAACTGGAATGATTTACCCATTTTGAACAAACAAAATTTGCAGAAACCCTTGAAAGAAAGGCTTTCTTTGGGCTGCACTGAAAAAGCTGTTTACCTCAACAAAACTTCGGGTTCTAGTGGACATCCTTTTATTTTTGCAAAAGATAAATTTTGCCATGCTTTGACTTGGGCTTCCAATATTTATCGGTTTGGGTGGTACGGAATCGATTTTAACTCTTCCTATCAAGCGCGTTTTTATGGTATTCCATTGGATTTTATCGGAAAACGAAAAGAACGTTTCAAGGATTTTTTGAGCCATCGGTATCGATTTCCTGTTTTTGATTTATCTGATGAAATTCTGGAGAAATTTTTGCAAAAATTCAAAACCAAAAAATTCGATTATATCAATGGTTATACCTCATCCATTGTTTTGTTTGCCAAATTTTTACAGCAAAAAAACATCGTTTTAAAAACCATTTGCCCCACTCTAAAAGTATGCATGGTTACCTCCGAAATGCTTTTTGAAAAAGATAAACTGCTATTAGAAAAGCAATTTGGCATTCCCATCGTCAATGAATACGGAGCTTCGGAACTGGATTTGATTGCGTTTCAAAATCCCAACGGAGAATGGCAGGTCAATTCAGAAACACTATTTGTCGAAATTCTGGACGAAAACAATCAAGTTGTTCCAAACGGAACTTCGGGACGAGTCGTTATTACTTCGCTTTTCAACAAAGCGCATCCATTCATTCGATACGAAATTGGAGATATTGGAATTTTGGACGAAAAAAGCACACCAAAAATACCTATTCTCAAAAAATTAATTGGTCGTACCAATGATGTTGCTATTTTACCAAGTGGCAAAAAATCGCCCGGTTTGACTTTTTATTATGTGACCAAAAGCATCATCGAAGACGATGGAAACGTAAAAGAATTTGTCATTAAACAAACAAAAATTGATTCTTTTGAAATTGATTATATTTCAGAAAAAGAATTGGATTCGGTTCAAATTCAAAAGATTAAAGAAGCCATTGATCTTTATCTGGAACCCAATTTGAATTTTCATTTTACACGAAAATCCGTTTTGGAAAGAACCAATCGTGGCAAATTAAAACAGTTCACTTCATTTTTACAACGTAAATAA
- a CDS encoding GH3 auxin-responsive promoter family protein, translating into MSLKSIAAKFFAQRIYKKTQAWANSPIETQKAVFQNLIQDAKQTQFGKDHHFDKIKAYEDFANEVPVRDYEALKSYVDRVVKGEENILWKGKPLYFAKTSGTTSGAKYIPLTKESMPYHIEAARNAILHYIHESGNADFVNGKMIFLQGSPILDEKNGIKLGRLSGIVAHFVPKYLQKNRLPSWETNCIEDWETKVDAIVGETINENMTVISGIPSWVQMYFEKLQQRAAKPVGDIFKNFNLFIYGGVNYEPYRAKFENLIGRKVDSIELFPASEGFFAYQDSQKEKGMLLLLNSGIFYEFIKTEDFYSEKPKRYTIGEVELGVNYVLIISTNAGLWGYNIGDTVQFTSLKPYRVIVSGRIKHYISAFGEHVIGKEVESALQEAMEGTNIRVNEFTVAPQITPKEGLPYHEWFIEFENEPQDFEIFAEALDNAMRKQNIYYDDLIVGNVLRKVVITKVAKNGFQNYMKSMGKLGGQNKIPRLSNDRKIVDLLA; encoded by the coding sequence ATGTCATTAAAATCGATTGCAGCAAAATTTTTTGCACAAAGAATATATAAAAAGACACAAGCCTGGGCCAATTCTCCCATTGAAACCCAGAAAGCTGTTTTTCAAAATTTAATACAAGACGCAAAGCAAACACAATTTGGTAAAGATCACCATTTTGATAAGATAAAAGCGTATGAAGATTTTGCCAATGAAGTGCCTGTCCGTGATTATGAAGCTCTGAAATCGTATGTGGACAGAGTAGTAAAAGGGGAAGAAAACATACTCTGGAAAGGAAAACCGCTGTATTTTGCCAAAACTTCGGGGACAACTTCGGGAGCGAAATATATTCCGCTTACGAAAGAATCGATGCCGTACCATATTGAAGCAGCCCGAAATGCCATTTTGCATTATATTCACGAATCAGGTAATGCCGATTTTGTGAATGGGAAAATGATTTTCCTGCAGGGAAGTCCTATTTTGGACGAAAAAAATGGAATAAAATTGGGGAGACTGTCTGGAATTGTGGCGCATTTTGTTCCAAAATACCTGCAAAAAAACCGTTTGCCATCATGGGAAACCAATTGTATTGAAGATTGGGAAACCAAAGTAGATGCGATTGTCGGGGAAACCATCAATGAAAATATGACCGTGATTTCGGGAATTCCTTCCTGGGTGCAAATGTATTTTGAAAAACTGCAGCAAAGAGCCGCTAAACCAGTTGGCGATATTTTCAAAAACTTCAATTTGTTTATTTATGGAGGTGTCAACTACGAACCTTACAGGGCCAAATTTGAAAATCTTATCGGCAGAAAAGTGGACAGCATAGAATTGTTTCCGGCTTCGGAAGGATTTTTTGCCTATCAGGATTCCCAAAAAGAGAAGGGAATGTTGCTGTTGCTGAATTCCGGAATTTTTTATGAATTTATAAAAACAGAAGATTTTTATTCTGAAAAACCCAAAAGATACACCATCGGCGAAGTGGAGTTGGGGGTAAATTATGTTTTGATTATTTCGACCAATGCCGGACTTTGGGGTTACAATATTGGCGATACTGTTCAGTTTACTTCTTTAAAACCGTATCGCGTTATCGTTTCGGGACGTATTAAACATTATATTTCGGCTTTTGGCGAACATGTTATTGGGAAAGAAGTCGAATCTGCTTTGCAGGAAGCAATGGAAGGAACCAATATCCGTGTCAACGAATTTACCGTTGCGCCACAAATTACACCAAAAGAAGGTTTGCCGTATCATGAATGGTTCATCGAATTTGAAAATGAACCGCAGGATTTTGAAATTTTTGCGGAAGCGCTAGATAATGCCATGCGCAAACAAAATATCTATTATGACGACCTGATTGTGGGTAACGTGCTGCGAAAAGTAGTAATTACCAAAGTGGCCAAAAACGGTTTTCAGAATTATATGAAATCCATGGGGAAATTGGGAGGGCAGAATAAAATTCCGAGACTTTCCAATGATAGAAAAATAGTAGATTTATTGGCTTGA
- a CDS encoding glycosyltransferase family 2 protein yields the protein MAKAAVSIITPSFNSEKFIADTIRSVQNQTYPNWEMIIVDDCSTDQTASIIEHFVANDERIRFFQLPKNSGAGIAREVALSKTEGDYIAFLDADDLWKPLKLEKQLQFLKDNKQHFTFSFYDCMDEEGNPLNRRVEAPKELSYRQLFFCNYVGNLTGIYEKNYFEKIAISSTRKRQDWLVWLSILKKIKKAKPVPESLAWYRIRDNSLSASKVDLLKHNFAVYRSFHGFTYVVSLFIMIGFLFTQLLIKPRYIKKI from the coding sequence ATGGCAAAAGCAGCTGTATCGATAATCACTCCATCGTTTAATTCTGAGAAATTTATTGCTGATACTATTCGGTCAGTGCAAAATCAAACGTATCCAAATTGGGAAATGATTATTGTAGATGATTGTTCTACAGATCAAACAGCATCTATTATTGAACATTTTGTTGCCAATGATGAACGAATTCGTTTTTTTCAACTGCCCAAGAATTCAGGTGCCGGAATAGCCAGAGAAGTAGCCCTGTCCAAAACCGAAGGCGATTATATTGCTTTCTTGGATGCTGATGATTTGTGGAAACCGTTAAAACTCGAAAAACAACTTCAATTTTTAAAAGACAATAAACAACATTTTACATTCTCCTTTTATGATTGCATGGATGAAGAAGGAAATCCATTAAATAGACGCGTTGAAGCACCGAAAGAACTCTCGTATCGCCAACTGTTTTTTTGTAATTATGTAGGCAATCTTACAGGTATTTATGAGAAGAATTATTTTGAAAAAATTGCCATTTCCTCCACACGAAAGCGTCAAGATTGGTTAGTTTGGCTTAGTATTTTAAAAAAAATAAAAAAGGCAAAACCCGTACCCGAAAGTTTGGCTTGGTATCGTATCAGAGACAATTCGCTCTCGGCCTCAAAAGTGGATTTGCTGAAACATAATTTTGCCGTTTATAGAAGTTTTCATGGTTTTACTTATGTAGTTTCTTTGTTTATTATGATTGGGTTTTTATTCACACAGTTATTGATAAAACCTCGATACATTAAGAAGATTTAG
- a CDS encoding UDP-glucuronic acid decarboxylase family protein: protein MKRILITGAAGFLGSHLCDRFIKEGYHVIGMDNLITGDLKNIEHLFKLENFEFYHHDITKFVHVPGNLDYILHFASPASPIDYLKIPIQTLKVGSLGTHNLLGLARNKKARILIASTSEVYGDPLVHPQTEDYYGNVNTIGPRGVYDEAKRFQESITMAYHTFHGVETRIVRIFNTYGPRMRLNDGRVIPAFIGQAIRGEDLTIFGDGMQTRSFCYVDDQVEGIFRLLHSDYVYPVNIGNPDEITIKDFAEEIIKLTGTTQKVVYHPLPVNDPLQRQPDTTKAKELLGWEAKVSRAEGMKITYDYFKSLSKEELSKEEHKDFSKYIF from the coding sequence ATGAAAAGAATACTCATTACTGGAGCGGCAGGATTTTTGGGATCTCATTTATGTGACCGTTTTATCAAAGAAGGTTATCATGTAATAGGGATGGATAATCTTATAACGGGAGATTTAAAAAATATTGAGCATTTATTCAAATTGGAGAATTTTGAATTTTATCACCACGATATAACTAAGTTTGTTCATGTTCCAGGAAATCTGGATTATATTTTGCATTTTGCATCACCGGCAAGTCCAATAGATTATCTCAAAATCCCAATTCAAACCCTGAAAGTTGGTTCGCTTGGAACGCATAATTTATTGGGTTTGGCAAGAAATAAAAAAGCGAGAATACTTATAGCTTCAACATCTGAAGTGTATGGTGATCCTTTGGTTCATCCGCAAACAGAAGATTATTATGGAAATGTAAATACGATTGGACCCAGAGGAGTGTATGACGAAGCCAAACGTTTTCAGGAATCCATAACGATGGCGTATCATACTTTTCATGGAGTAGAGACAAGAATTGTCCGTATTTTTAATACTTACGGTCCAAGAATGCGCCTCAACGACGGGCGTGTTATTCCGGCGTTTATCGGGCAAGCGATTCGTGGCGAGGATTTAACAATTTTTGGGGACGGAATGCAAACGCGTTCTTTTTGCTATGTTGACGATCAGGTAGAAGGAATTTTCAGATTGCTGCATTCGGATTATGTTTATCCGGTAAATATTGGAAATCCAGACGAAATCACAATCAAAGATTTTGCCGAGGAAATTATAAAACTTACAGGAACAACGCAAAAAGTTGTGTATCATCCGTTACCTGTAAATGATCCTTTGCAACGCCAACCCGATACAACAAAAGCAAAAGAATTATTGGGCTGGGAAGCCAAAGTTTCAAGAGCAGAAGGAATGAAAATCACGTATGATTATTTTAAATCATTATCAAAAGAAGAATTGTCCAAAGAAGAGCACAAAGATTTTTCTAAGTATATTTTTTAG
- a CDS encoding glycosyltransferase, whose amino-acid sequence MKVVHIIEALGGGVYTYFKDLSHYFGEDEIAKDISTTIIYSGNRKEIDPEKIEAEFSKGVSSVKINMVRKISPVQDFKSVLQLRKELKKLNPDVIHLHSSKAGVLGRIACFLLFKRKKIFYTPHGYAFLRTDISPLTQKIYWFIEKSFQLVFGGATIACGDSEYNIAKGLGKSYLIRNGINIQAVQQQFTKPQNKTLTIGILARITTARTPKLFNEIALGFPQYNFAWIGDGELKHELTAKNIVITGWFMDRNKALQKLSSIDIYIQTSLWEGLPIAVLEAMALQKPVLATNIIGNKDIVVHNETGFLFTKIEELDTYFEILKEETIRNDFGKKGLERCQRLFDINQNFKNLITIYQQ is encoded by the coding sequence TTGAAAGTTGTCCATATAATCGAAGCATTAGGCGGAGGCGTTTACACGTATTTCAAAGACTTGTCCCATTATTTTGGAGAAGATGAAATAGCAAAAGACATTTCCACAACAATTATCTATAGTGGAAATCGCAAAGAAATTGACCCCGAAAAAATCGAGGCCGAATTTTCAAAAGGAGTTTCGTCGGTAAAAATAAATATGGTTCGCAAGATTTCGCCTGTTCAGGATTTTAAATCCGTACTTCAACTACGAAAAGAACTCAAAAAATTGAATCCAGATGTCATTCATCTTCATTCTTCAAAAGCCGGTGTTCTAGGAAGAATAGCTTGTTTTTTATTATTTAAAAGAAAAAAAATATTTTACACTCCTCACGGTTATGCTTTTCTCAGGACAGATATTTCGCCTTTGACCCAAAAAATTTACTGGTTTATAGAAAAAAGTTTTCAGTTGGTATTCGGCGGAGCGACAATTGCTTGTGGTGACTCCGAGTATAATATTGCCAAAGGATTGGGAAAATCCTATTTAATTCGAAATGGTATCAATATTCAAGCTGTGCAGCAACAATTTACAAAACCTCAAAATAAAACCCTGACAATAGGTATTCTTGCCAGAATAACAACCGCAAGAACCCCCAAATTATTTAATGAAATTGCGTTAGGTTTCCCCCAATATAATTTTGCTTGGATTGGCGATGGAGAATTAAAACATGAATTAACTGCCAAAAATATAGTGATTACTGGCTGGTTCATGGATCGAAATAAAGCCTTACAAAAACTATCCTCTATCGACATCTACATCCAAACCTCGCTTTGGGAAGGATTACCAATAGCTGTTCTAGAAGCCATGGCACTGCAAAAACCCGTTTTGGCAACCAATATTATTGGCAACAAAGACATCGTTGTTCACAATGAAACTGGTTTTCTTTTTACCAAAATAGAAGAACTCGATACTTATTTTGAGATACTGAAGGAAGAAACTATTCGAAACGATTTTGGAAAAAAAGGATTGGAACGCTGCCAGCGATTATTTGATATTAATCAAAATTTTAAAAACTTAATTACGATTTATCAGCAGTGA
- a CDS encoding ORF6N domain-containing protein: MENEILISDELISNKIYFIRNQKVMLDIDLAILYGIETRVLKQAVKRNFSRFPADFMFELSKIEYDSLRSQFVILKNGRGQHQKYLPSAFTEHGVLMLSSVLKSDKAIQTNIQIMRIFTKVRQMLLDNTEIKIDILQIQKKLENHDKNIELVFSYLDELSDKKENEQPRTKIGYKK, translated from the coding sequence ATGGAAAATGAAATACTGATTTCTGATGAATTGATTTCTAATAAAATTTACTTTATTAGAAATCAAAAAGTGATGCTCGATATTGATTTAGCAATACTCTATGGAATTGAGACAAGAGTTTTGAAACAAGCAGTTAAAAGAAACTTTTCTCGATTTCCCGCTGATTTTATGTTTGAACTTTCGAAAATAGAATACGATTCTTTAAGATCACAATTTGTGATCTTAAAGAATGGAAGAGGACAACATCAAAAATATTTACCTTCTGCATTCACTGAACACGGAGTTCTTATGCTGTCTAGCGTGCTGAAAAGCGACAAAGCCATTCAGACCAACATTCAAATCATGCGTATTTTTACTAAAGTAAGACAAATGCTTTTGGATAACACCGAAATTAAAATTGATATTCTTCAGATTCAGAAAAAGTTGGAAAACCATGATAAAAACATCGAATTGGTCTTTTCTTATCTGGATGAATTGAGCGATAAAAAAGAAAATGAACAACCAAGAACAAAAATTGGTTACAAAAAATGA